A region from the Nocardioides exalbidus genome encodes:
- a CDS encoding lamin tail domain-containing protein encodes MPSARSVLTLAASLAVTAGTLAVTTAPARAAEDLPALLVTEINVDSSNRTEVGGSSVDAFEFVEVHNTTDAAINLTDAGYSVVYASGSTQKTLTHGAGATVPAHGTLVMWPRHSGFTGAAALTEQDFRDFYTGLGWTGSYDVAVLEGQNGLNNSGSTLWLRHTAAGTTTDVAQVSWVATEKGVDKTVEYAAPADGTAVQRVLATQQDPNPGVVRDEQLDTTPPPTPPTAPELFVSEVLPDNGSHTFTDAGGVQRTSTQDNFELIEVANTTSAAIDLADYSLVYNGTATLSLAAGTPRSVPAHGTLVLWLDYQTGSADGWSSGSPNSSLFTDADFRSHYGMPAGTPVGHVTGQAGLANSGTRSIELRTAAGAVSRSTYVAANDIGPELSAHYSAPGVGAIEAPVFASKAAPTPGVLAPGQGVTPPEETGVPAQPPAPPTDPSLKAPVLQVTEVAPDTANAGGGDAYEFVEVYNASDAPVQFRDFVLTYLYIDANAVTTNQALWPATPRDAVIDPGQTLVLWVRNGTNEALGQADFNAAFGAHLTLGEDLVEVHTAGMSNGGLRGIRVATDTGIDTSTTYYFDDAQTTPTTAIQYAWNPADSPDHLWVPQPRNGTVQTMTGLATPTPGYTHPDQVPAGLVRTPANDTAPTIDDLTGGPLLPETEDLTLGFDVRDDHQVRTAELTLATDVGDPIVRSLQFESPERFVYTVPAVDLYGKQWVDYTLEVSDGTHTTTLGPVRIDLSGGPRPPVRLNHADGDFLSGDAPITATTDGDPADLSLTIDDQQVGDAVPSLEASPRFAFEATNTDAFFRNGVKIGDEVLTVFDEGYYERTVTVSADVPLEKVVQGQQVTLGIYAGTKAWPDPDPNENNDDFVGIDPRLALPDGRVLRPVSCASAGEGQQPTTRACPAPDARIGFNDASLVYFLATFDVPADAFDSVLHQWDTTAVADGEHTVAAAAGAGTASRTLVVDNSAPQITSSVADGAKMRGSFDVDATATDAGSGLESLTATLDGEEVTLPHPTSSVELEPGDHEVVLTAVDVLGNTRTRTVAFTTPEEQPSATLRAPADGAEVPSGEVALQATPSDPEGDVLDVELRRGFHFAADDEAVTAKAGVANDASRVTRDGAVLLTQEELAAITTEDGLAATTASKDLFPYQLFTVDVPEGAGDDFTARIHWSGSANAEARVGLHVLDVTAGEWDQVDEHLTTGGAPTDFDLDALVPAADHVQDGRITVLVQHSEGFTTPGQSRRGDQVAPYSGKGVTPRDQYDFTVAWESDTQYYNQNPDFYPHQRAIHDFLVAQRSNLDLQYLMHTGDIVNDWDQPAQWQRADVAYRDLDEAGIPYNVLAGNHDVGHHSNDYGAYGRWFGEARYAGNPWYGGSHENNRGSYNLVSADGIDLMVVTMGWGAGDPQIRWMNRVIREHPERKVIINLHEFMLTTGGLGPIPQRIMDEVVRTNPNVIAVGSGHYHDAYTRTDEMDDDGDGVADRTVYSMLFDYQGLPEGGLGYLRLLHFDNDGGRIIVRTYSPSLDDFDSDDPSLDQVHQEFEIPYAASGLQARTKELSTDELSVDILTTETIEAYDDVASGTALEATWTVDPGEHGWYVRTADPYGAVDHSVVHTFTATGSTDPTDPPTPEPTDPPTTPPTTEPTTQPTPVPGAVVPGTPAVSGRARVGETLTVDPGAWAAGTSLAYSWSADGQPLAGETGPTLVLRARHREARISVTVTGSAPGLTPGAATASARRDVREGRLAASRPRVAGRPVVGRALRVRTGDWTPGARLRIVWLVDGRKVGTGTRLVVRPALRGERIAVRVVGRLRGYGTVTRTSAPTRAVRRS; translated from the coding sequence ATGCCGTCCGCGAGATCCGTCCTGACCCTTGCCGCCTCTCTCGCCGTCACCGCCGGGACCCTCGCCGTCACCACGGCGCCGGCCCGGGCGGCGGAGGACCTGCCGGCCCTGCTGGTCACCGAGATCAACGTCGACTCGAGCAACCGCACCGAGGTCGGCGGCAGCTCGGTCGACGCATTCGAGTTCGTCGAGGTGCACAACACGACCGACGCGGCGATCAACCTCACCGATGCCGGCTACTCGGTCGTCTACGCGAGCGGCTCGACGCAGAAGACCCTCACCCACGGTGCGGGCGCCACGGTCCCGGCCCACGGCACGCTCGTGATGTGGCCCCGGCACAGCGGCTTCACCGGGGCCGCCGCCCTCACCGAGCAGGACTTCCGCGACTTCTACACCGGACTCGGCTGGACCGGCTCCTACGACGTCGCCGTCCTCGAGGGCCAGAACGGCCTCAACAACAGCGGCAGCACGCTGTGGCTGCGCCACACCGCCGCCGGCACCACCACCGACGTCGCGCAGGTGAGCTGGGTAGCGACGGAAAAGGGCGTCGACAAGACGGTGGAGTACGCCGCCCCGGCCGACGGCACCGCCGTGCAGAGGGTGCTCGCCACCCAGCAGGACCCGAACCCGGGCGTCGTGCGCGACGAGCAGCTCGACACCACCCCGCCGCCCACTCCGCCGACGGCGCCGGAGCTGTTCGTCTCGGAGGTCCTCCCGGACAACGGCAGCCACACGTTCACCGACGCCGGTGGTGTGCAGCGCACCAGCACGCAGGACAACTTCGAGCTCATCGAGGTCGCCAACACCACGTCGGCCGCGATCGACCTCGCCGACTACTCCCTGGTCTACAACGGCACGGCCACGCTGTCGCTCGCCGCCGGCACGCCCCGGTCCGTCCCTGCCCACGGCACTCTCGTGCTCTGGCTCGACTACCAGACGGGGTCCGCGGACGGCTGGTCGAGCGGCAGCCCGAACTCCTCGCTCTTCACCGACGCCGACTTCCGCAGCCACTACGGGATGCCCGCCGGCACCCCGGTCGGGCACGTGACCGGCCAGGCCGGCCTCGCCAACAGCGGCACCCGCAGCATCGAGCTCCGGACCGCGGCCGGGGCCGTCAGCCGGTCGACGTACGTCGCCGCGAACGACATCGGCCCCGAGCTGTCCGCGCACTACTCCGCACCGGGCGTCGGTGCCATCGAGGCGCCGGTCTTCGCGTCGAAGGCCGCGCCGACCCCCGGCGTGCTCGCGCCCGGCCAGGGCGTCACGCCGCCGGAGGAGACCGGTGTCCCCGCCCAGCCGCCGGCCCCGCCGACCGACCCGTCGCTGAAGGCTCCCGTCCTCCAGGTCACCGAGGTCGCGCCCGACACCGCCAACGCCGGCGGTGGAGACGCCTACGAGTTCGTCGAGGTCTACAACGCCTCCGACGCCCCGGTGCAGTTCCGCGACTTCGTCCTCACCTACCTCTACATCGACGCCAACGCCGTCACGACCAACCAGGCGCTCTGGCCCGCGACGCCGCGCGACGCCGTGATCGACCCGGGCCAGACGCTCGTGCTCTGGGTCAGGAACGGCACCAACGAGGCGCTCGGCCAGGCCGACTTCAACGCGGCCTTCGGTGCCCACCTGACCCTGGGCGAGGACCTGGTCGAGGTGCACACCGCCGGCATGTCCAACGGAGGCCTCCGCGGCATCCGGGTGGCGACCGACACCGGCATCGACACCAGCACGACGTACTACTTCGACGACGCGCAGACCACGCCGACGACGGCGATCCAGTACGCCTGGAACCCGGCCGACTCGCCCGACCACCTGTGGGTGCCGCAGCCGAGGAACGGCACCGTCCAGACGATGACGGGCCTCGCCACGCCGACGCCCGGCTACACCCACCCCGACCAGGTGCCCGCCGGCCTCGTGCGGACGCCCGCCAACGACACCGCGCCGACGATCGACGACCTCACCGGTGGACCGCTGCTCCCGGAGACCGAGGACCTCACGCTCGGCTTCGACGTGCGCGACGACCACCAGGTCCGCACCGCGGAGCTCACCCTCGCCACCGACGTCGGCGACCCGATCGTCCGGTCGCTCCAGTTCGAGTCGCCCGAGCGGTTCGTCTACACCGTCCCGGCCGTCGACCTCTACGGCAAGCAGTGGGTCGACTACACCCTCGAGGTGTCCGACGGCACGCACACCACCACGCTCGGCCCGGTCCGCATCGACCTGTCGGGAGGCCCGCGTCCACCCGTCCGCCTCAACCACGCCGACGGCGACTTCCTCTCCGGCGACGCGCCGATCACCGCGACCACCGACGGCGACCCGGCGGACCTGTCGCTCACCATCGACGACCAGCAGGTCGGTGACGCCGTACCGTCCCTGGAGGCCTCGCCCCGCTTCGCCTTCGAGGCGACCAACACCGACGCCTTCTTCCGCAACGGCGTGAAGATCGGTGACGAGGTGCTGACCGTCTTCGACGAGGGCTACTACGAGCGCACGGTGACGGTCTCCGCCGACGTGCCGCTCGAGAAGGTCGTGCAGGGCCAGCAGGTCACGCTCGGGATCTACGCGGGCACCAAGGCGTGGCCCGACCCCGACCCGAACGAGAACAACGACGACTTCGTCGGCATCGACCCGCGGCTCGCCCTGCCCGACGGCCGCGTGCTGCGACCGGTGTCGTGCGCCAGTGCGGGGGAGGGACAGCAGCCGACGACCCGGGCGTGCCCTGCTCCCGATGCCCGCATCGGCTTCAACGACGCCTCGCTCGTCTACTTCCTCGCCACGTTCGACGTCCCGGCCGACGCCTTCGACTCCGTCCTGCACCAGTGGGACACGACCGCCGTCGCGGACGGCGAGCACACCGTCGCGGCAGCCGCAGGAGCCGGTACGGCGTCGCGCACGCTCGTCGTCGACAACTCGGCGCCGCAGATCACGTCCTCGGTGGCCGACGGCGCGAAGATGCGCGGCTCCTTCGACGTGGACGCCACGGCGACCGACGCGGGCTCCGGCCTCGAGTCGCTCACCGCGACCCTCGACGGCGAGGAGGTCACGCTGCCGCACCCGACGTCCTCGGTCGAGCTCGAACCCGGCGACCACGAGGTCGTGCTGACCGCGGTCGACGTGCTCGGCAACACCCGCACCCGCACGGTCGCCTTCACCACCCCGGAGGAGCAGCCGTCCGCGACCCTCCGGGCGCCGGCGGACGGCGCCGAGGTCCCGTCAGGGGAGGTGGCGCTGCAGGCGACGCCCAGCGACCCCGAGGGCGACGTGCTCGACGTCGAGCTGCGCCGCGGCTTCCACTTCGCCGCGGACGACGAGGCCGTCACCGCGAAGGCGGGCGTCGCCAACGACGCGAGCCGCGTCACGCGCGACGGCGCCGTCCTGCTGACGCAGGAGGAGCTCGCCGCGATCACCACCGAGGACGGGCTCGCGGCGACCACCGCGTCGAAGGACCTGTTCCCCTACCAGCTGTTCACCGTCGACGTGCCCGAGGGCGCGGGCGACGACTTCACCGCCCGCATCCACTGGTCCGGCTCCGCCAACGCCGAGGCACGCGTCGGCCTGCACGTCCTCGACGTCACGGCCGGCGAGTGGGACCAGGTCGACGAGCACCTCACCACGGGCGGCGCGCCGACCGACTTCGACCTCGACGCCCTCGTTCCCGCTGCCGACCACGTGCAGGACGGGAGGATCACCGTCCTGGTGCAGCACTCCGAGGGCTTCACCACGCCCGGCCAGAGCCGGCGCGGCGACCAGGTGGCGCCGTACTCCGGCAAGGGCGTCACGCCCCGCGACCAGTACGACTTCACGGTCGCGTGGGAGTCGGACACGCAGTACTACAACCAGAACCCGGACTTCTACCCGCACCAGCGGGCAATCCACGACTTCCTCGTGGCCCAGCGGTCCAACCTCGACCTGCAGTACCTGATGCACACCGGCGACATCGTCAACGACTGGGACCAGCCGGCCCAGTGGCAGCGCGCCGACGTGGCCTACCGCGACCTCGACGAGGCCGGCATCCCCTACAACGTCCTCGCCGGCAACCACGACGTCGGCCACCACAGCAACGACTACGGCGCCTACGGCCGGTGGTTCGGCGAGGCGCGCTACGCCGGCAACCCCTGGTACGGCGGGTCGCACGAGAACAACCGCGGCAGCTACAACCTGGTCAGCGCCGACGGCATCGACCTGATGGTCGTGACGATGGGCTGGGGCGCCGGTGATCCGCAGATCCGGTGGATGAACCGCGTGATCCGCGAGCACCCCGAGCGCAAGGTGATCATCAACCTGCACGAGTTCATGCTCACCACGGGCGGGCTCGGACCGATCCCGCAGCGGATCATGGACGAGGTCGTGCGGACCAACCCCAACGTCATCGCGGTCGGCTCCGGGCACTACCACGACGCCTACACGCGCACCGACGAGATGGACGACGACGGCGACGGCGTCGCGGACCGCACCGTCTACTCGATGCTCTTCGACTACCAGGGCCTGCCCGAGGGCGGCCTCGGCTACCTCCGGCTGCTCCACTTCGACAACGACGGCGGCCGCATCATCGTCCGCACCTACTCGCCCTCGCTCGACGACTTCGACTCCGACGACCCGTCGCTCGACCAGGTGCACCAGGAGTTCGAGATCCCCTACGCCGCCTCCGGGCTGCAGGCGCGGACCAAGGAGCTGTCGACCGACGAGCTGAGCGTCGACATCCTCACGACGGAGACGATCGAGGCGTACGACGACGTCGCGAGCGGCACCGCACTCGAGGCGACCTGGACCGTCGACCCCGGCGAGCACGGGTGGTACGTCCGGACGGCCGACCCGTACGGCGCCGTCGACCACTCGGTCGTGCACACGTTCACCGCCACCGGGTCGACCGACCCCACGGACCCCCCGACGCCGGAGCCGACCGACCCGCCGACCACCCCTCCGACGACCGAGCCCACGACCCAGCCGACGCCCGTCCCGGGTGCGGTCGTCCCCGGCACCCCGGCGGTCTCGGGCCGGGCCCGCGTGGGCGAGACGCTCACCGTCGACCCGGGGGCGTGGGCCGCCGGGACGTCGCTGGCGTACTCGTGGTCCGCCGACGGCCAGCCGCTGGCGGGGGAGACCGGTCCGACGCTGGTCCTGCGGGCCAGGCACCGGGAGGCGCGGATCAGCGTCACGGTCACGGGCAGCGCGCCGGGCCTCACGCCCGGTGCGGCCACCGCCTCCGCCCGCCGCGACGTGCGCGAGGGCCGGCTCGCGGCGAGCAGGCCGCGCGTCGCCGGCAGGCCTGTCGTCGGCCGGGCGCTGCGGGTGCGGACCGGTGACTGGACCCCCGGCGCGAGGCTGCGGATCGTGTGGCTCGTCGACGGGAGGAAGGTCGGCACGGGCACGCGCCTCGTCGTCCGGCCGGCGCTCCGGGGCGAGCGCATCGCGGTCAGGGTGGTGGGCCGGCTGCGCGGCTACGGGACCGTCACCAGGACCAGCGCGCCGACCCGGGCCGTACGCCGCTCCTGA
- a CDS encoding methyltransferase domain-containing protein, with protein sequence MDGTAALSLVTVDGRLRCHHFDAFECRSCSLLEVPRARQLSDKEAHARSLVDCPTWLPTVAGAGAGFRNKAKMVVGGTVGAPTLGILDRDLAGVDLRDCGLHSPGLTTALDRVGEWIRHAALTPYDVRARAGELKHVLLTESPDAELMLRLVLRSTAHEARIRSRLPALREAVPGLRVVTLNIQPEHKAVLEGEREIVLTPESTMPMRLATGVTLWLGPQSFFQTNTFVAESLYEQARDWVGDLEVTRIWDLYCGVGGFALHLVGPGREVVGVEASAEAIRSARSAQVAGAAFVAADATAWALEQDDVPDLVVVNPPRRGIGADLAGWLEASGVRHVVYSSCNAESLARDLALMHTLRPVEARVLDMFPHTDHYEVVVRLDR encoded by the coding sequence GTGGATGGGACGGCTGCGCTGAGCCTCGTCACCGTCGACGGCCGCCTCCGCTGCCACCACTTCGACGCCTTCGAGTGCCGGTCGTGCAGCCTGCTCGAGGTCCCGCGGGCCCGCCAGCTCTCCGACAAGGAGGCGCACGCGCGCTCGCTCGTCGACTGCCCCACCTGGCTGCCGACGGTCGCGGGTGCGGGTGCCGGCTTCCGCAACAAGGCCAAGATGGTGGTCGGCGGGACGGTGGGGGCGCCGACGCTCGGGATCCTCGACCGCGACCTGGCCGGCGTCGACCTGCGTGACTGCGGCCTGCACTCCCCCGGCCTGACGACGGCGCTCGACCGGGTCGGCGAGTGGATCCGCCACGCCGCCCTGACGCCGTACGACGTCCGAGCGAGGGCGGGCGAGCTCAAGCACGTCCTGCTGACCGAGTCCCCCGACGCCGAGCTGATGCTCCGGCTGGTGCTGAGGTCGACCGCGCACGAGGCGCGGATCCGCTCACGGCTGCCGGCACTGCGCGAGGCGGTGCCGGGGCTGCGGGTGGTCACCCTCAACATCCAGCCCGAGCACAAGGCGGTCCTCGAGGGCGAGCGCGAGATCGTGCTGACGCCGGAGTCGACCATGCCGATGAGGCTCGCCACCGGGGTGACGCTGTGGCTGGGTCCGCAGTCGTTCTTCCAGACCAACACCTTCGTCGCGGAGTCCCTCTACGAGCAGGCGCGCGACTGGGTGGGCGACCTCGAGGTCACCCGCATCTGGGACCTCTACTGCGGAGTCGGCGGGTTCGCGCTGCACCTCGTGGGCCCGGGGCGCGAGGTGGTCGGCGTCGAGGCCTCGGCCGAGGCGATCCGCTCGGCCCGGAGCGCGCAGGTGGCGGGCGCCGCCTTCGTGGCGGCCGACGCCACGGCGTGGGCCCTCGAGCAGGACGACGTCCCCGACCTCGTCGTCGTGAACCCGCCCCGCCGCGGCATCGGCGCTGACCTCGCCGGGTGGCTCGAGGCCTCGGGGGTGCGACACGTCGTCTACTCGTCGTGCAACGCGGAGTCGCTGGCCCGCGACCTGGCCCTGATGCACACGCTGCGGCCGGTGGAGGCCCGGGTGCTCGACATGTTCCCGCACACCGACCACTACGAGGTGGTCGTGCGTCTGGACCGGTGA
- a CDS encoding aminopeptidase P family protein: MPRHPVADLAAARRAKLAEAFPDDRLVLPAGTYKVRANDTDYRFRPDTAHTYFTGNQTSDAVLVVEDGESVLYARPRSERDTDEFFRDRQYGELWAGRRPSAQEISDSLGIEVRHVKDLPSWDDDRKTRDLTTDEDLARVADELRLVKDDWEVGELQEACDITALGFEDSVREWDRVREFGERWIEGTFFRRARAMGNDIGYDSICAGGSHATTLHWIDNTGSIEPGKLVLLDMGVEGHNLYTADVTRTLPVDGTFTPLQRELYDLVQAAQQAGIDAVRPGVPFLAAHNAAMAVLAHGLEDMDLLPVSAQEALDPESKVYARWTLHGTSHMLGMDVHDCGRTSVDIYPKGDLTEGMVLTVEPGLYFQEDDLLVPEELRGIGIRIEDDILVTADGHRNLSASLPRTSADVEEWMGRLR; the protein is encoded by the coding sequence GTGCCCCGGCACCCCGTCGCCGACCTCGCCGCGGCCCGCCGCGCGAAGCTCGCGGAGGCCTTCCCCGACGACCGGCTCGTGCTTCCCGCCGGCACCTACAAGGTGCGCGCCAACGACACCGACTACCGCTTCCGCCCCGACACCGCGCACACCTACTTCACCGGCAACCAGACCTCCGACGCCGTGCTGGTCGTCGAGGACGGCGAGTCGGTGCTCTACGCGCGTCCGCGCTCCGAGCGCGACACGGACGAGTTCTTCCGCGACCGGCAGTACGGCGAGCTCTGGGCCGGCCGCCGCCCGTCCGCGCAGGAGATCTCCGACTCGCTCGGCATCGAGGTGCGCCACGTCAAGGACCTGCCGTCCTGGGACGACGACCGCAAGACCCGCGACCTGACGACGGACGAGGACCTCGCCCGGGTCGCCGACGAGCTGCGCCTGGTGAAGGACGACTGGGAGGTCGGCGAACTGCAGGAGGCGTGCGACATCACCGCGCTCGGCTTCGAGGACTCGGTGCGCGAGTGGGACCGGGTCCGCGAGTTCGGCGAGCGCTGGATCGAGGGCACCTTCTTCCGCCGCGCCCGCGCGATGGGCAACGACATCGGCTACGACTCGATCTGCGCCGGCGGCTCGCACGCGACGACGCTGCACTGGATCGACAACACCGGCTCGATCGAGCCCGGCAAGCTCGTGCTGCTCGACATGGGTGTCGAGGGCCACAACCTCTACACCGCCGACGTCACCCGCACGCTCCCCGTCGACGGCACCTTCACGCCGCTGCAGCGCGAGCTCTACGACCTGGTCCAGGCCGCGCAGCAGGCCGGCATCGACGCCGTACGTCCGGGGGTGCCGTTCCTGGCCGCGCACAACGCCGCGATGGCGGTGCTCGCGCACGGGCTCGAGGACATGGACCTGCTGCCGGTCTCCGCCCAGGAGGCGCTCGACCCCGAGTCGAAGGTCTACGCCCGCTGGACGCTGCACGGCACCTCGCACATGCTCGGCATGGACGTGCACGACTGCGGCCGCACCTCGGTCGACATCTACCCCAAGGGCGACCTCACCGAGGGCATGGTGCTGACCGTCGAGCCCGGCCTCTACTTCCAGGAGGACGACCTGCTCGTCCCCGAGGAGCTGCGCGGCATCGGCATCCGCATCGAGGACGACATCCTCGTCACCGCCGACGGCCACCGGAACCTCTCCGCCTCGCTCCCCCGCACGTCTGCCGACGTCGAGGAGTGGATGGGACGGCTGCGCTGA
- a CDS encoding PrsW family intramembrane metalloprotease, producing the protein MHRGRRDSVAFTVVVGILVLLGALAMALVIALSGAPGSLALAAFLAAIPVGPLVGCFMWLDRYEPEPRNLLVAGLLWGAFVATAAALVFQGIGMAGGASERDSLAVVAPLTEEATKGAFLLLLLWWRRHELDGVLDGIVYAGMVGIGFAYTENILYLAAAYDGTSGLGPGGTEALTGTFIVRCLISPFAHPFFTVFTGIGVGLAIASRHWWARLLAPLAGFAIAAFLHGLWNSSTLDGGGHFFVVYGTLMFPAFLGVVAFAVYRRRSERPLLTSALQDAAARGLLPATDIPWLVDLSARRQARRWAKARAGQQGERAMRGYQAAAIELGYLHHRYLRGTAPDDFSVRGQEHVDELRRIRPYISFPGQVVPTR; encoded by the coding sequence ATGCATCGAGGCCGTCGCGACAGTGTCGCCTTCACCGTCGTGGTGGGCATCCTCGTGCTGCTCGGTGCGCTGGCGATGGCGCTCGTCATCGCGCTGTCCGGTGCGCCGGGATCACTCGCCCTCGCGGCCTTCCTGGCCGCCATCCCCGTCGGCCCGCTCGTCGGCTGCTTCATGTGGCTCGACCGCTACGAGCCCGAGCCCCGCAACCTCCTCGTGGCGGGCCTGCTCTGGGGCGCGTTCGTCGCCACTGCCGCGGCGCTGGTCTTCCAGGGCATCGGCATGGCAGGCGGTGCGAGCGAGCGCGACAGCCTGGCCGTCGTCGCGCCCCTGACGGAGGAGGCGACGAAGGGTGCCTTCCTCCTGCTGCTCCTGTGGTGGCGGCGCCACGAGCTCGACGGGGTCCTCGACGGCATCGTCTACGCCGGCATGGTCGGGATCGGCTTCGCCTACACCGAGAACATCCTCTACCTCGCGGCTGCCTACGACGGCACCAGCGGTCTCGGGCCGGGCGGCACCGAGGCGCTCACCGGCACCTTCATCGTGCGCTGCCTGATCAGCCCCTTCGCGCACCCCTTCTTCACGGTCTTCACCGGCATCGGCGTCGGTCTCGCGATCGCCTCGCGGCACTGGTGGGCGCGGCTGCTCGCACCCCTCGCGGGGTTCGCCATCGCCGCCTTCCTGCACGGCCTGTGGAACTCCTCGACCCTCGACGGCGGCGGCCACTTCTTCGTCGTCTACGGCACGCTCATGTTCCCGGCGTTCCTCGGTGTCGTCGCGTTCGCCGTCTACCGGCGCCGCTCCGAGCGCCCGCTCCTCACGTCCGCGCTCCAGGACGCCGCGGCTCGCGGCCTGCTCCCCGCCACCGACATCCCCTGGCTGGTCGACCTGTCCGCCCGCCGCCAGGCACGGCGGTGGGCGAAGGCCCGGGCCGGGCAGCAGGGCGAGCGGGCGATGCGCGGCTACCAGGCCGCCGCCATCGAGCTCGGCTACCTCCACCACCGCTACCTCCGCGGCACCGCTCCCGACGACTTCTCCGTCCGCGGGCAGGAGCACGTCGACGAGCTCCGGCGGATCCGCCCCTACATCTCCTTCCCCGGACAGGTGGTGCCCACCCGATGA
- a CDS encoding PASTA domain-containing protein, which produces MRTSLLRRGAAAAVLTVVSTGLIAFTAPAANAQATRTWVSGVGDDANPCSRTAPCKTFAGAISKTAAGGTISVLDSGGFGALTITKSIVIDGTGAQASLLASGTNGVVVNNPDAEVVLRDVDITGVDSVPGCASLNGVNVVAATSVRLDDVRISGFQRAVNLPVSGSSSDVFVDVTLNRVDAMNNCTAGVAAEPADGKHTRVVLSGSHISTSNQALVAGPGSEVWVSGSSLSLNNVGVVKTNAAVHDMCGNTMVGNATDSAFTDVAAACAPAPTPVTPAPVQVPVQVQVPVYVPTPVPATYCVVPKLTGLTLAKATAALDKAGCDLGKVSRAKAAKSKRGTVLTQAIPAKVETREGTKVAVKVGT; this is translated from the coding sequence GTGCGAACCTCACTCCTCCGCCGCGGCGCTGCCGCCGCCGTGCTGACCGTCGTCTCCACAGGGCTCATCGCCTTCACCGCCCCCGCCGCCAACGCGCAGGCGACCCGCACCTGGGTCTCTGGAGTCGGCGACGACGCGAACCCGTGCTCACGGACCGCGCCGTGCAAGACCTTCGCGGGCGCGATCTCCAAGACCGCGGCCGGCGGCACGATCAGCGTCCTCGACAGCGGGGGCTTCGGCGCCCTCACGATCACGAAGTCGATCGTCATCGACGGCACCGGCGCACAGGCGTCACTGCTGGCCTCCGGCACCAACGGCGTGGTGGTCAACAACCCGGACGCCGAGGTCGTGCTGCGTGACGTCGACATCACCGGGGTCGACTCCGTGCCGGGGTGCGCGTCACTCAACGGGGTCAACGTGGTCGCCGCGACGTCGGTGCGCCTCGACGACGTCCGGATCTCCGGGTTCCAGCGGGCCGTCAACCTTCCCGTCAGCGGCTCCAGCTCGGACGTCTTCGTCGACGTCACCCTCAACCGGGTCGACGCCATGAACAACTGCACCGCCGGTGTGGCCGCGGAGCCGGCCGACGGGAAGCACACCCGCGTCGTGCTCAGCGGCTCGCACATCAGCACCTCCAACCAGGCGCTCGTCGCCGGCCCCGGCTCGGAGGTGTGGGTGTCCGGCTCGAGCCTGAGCCTCAACAACGTCGGCGTCGTGAAGACCAACGCGGCCGTCCACGACATGTGCGGCAACACGATGGTCGGCAACGCCACCGACTCGGCCTTCACCGACGTCGCGGCGGCCTGCGCTCCGGCACCGACCCCGGTGACGCCGGCCCCGGTGCAGGTGCCCGTGCAGGTCCAGGTGCCGGTCTACGTGCCCACGCCCGTCCCGGCGACGTACTGCGTCGTGCCGAAGCTCACCGGCCTCACCCTCGCCAAGGCCACCGCCGCGCTCGACAAGGCCGGCTGCGACCTCGGGAAGGTGTCGAGGGCGAAGGCAGCGAAGTCGAAGAGGGGCACGGTGCTCACCCAGGCGATCCCCGCCAAGGTCGAGACCCGCGAGGGCACGAAGGTCGCGGTCAAGGTCGGCACGTAG